In Oxalobacteraceae bacterium OTU3CINTB1, the sequence GGCATTCGCCAGCGCCAGAATTGCCCAGCCTAGCGCTGGCGCTTCCAAGCTGTGTTGTTTCCCCCTATTTTTTTGTGTACGCGTTTTGTGGTGCTGCCGTCATGTCGATTGCGGTGTCCGTCATCATTCGCCCATCGGCCGGCCTGCGTCTGTTGCATGCCGGGCTGTGTAGTTGCGTGACGATGTCGGGCGCCGTCTGTCCGGGCGTGTTGGCGCCGCTGCTGTGTGTGTTGGCCGGCGTGCTCGGCTGGGTAATGGGGCGTCCCTGCGGTTTCGCGCTGCAGCTTGATATATCGGGTGTCGGCCGGTTTCGGCTGGCGGTATACCAAGAGCCAGGGACGATTCTGCGCCTGCTGGATGGGTCGACCTTGTGGCCGGGCATCTTGTTGTTACGCCTGGGTGGCGATGACGGCAAGGTGCGGTGGGTGCTGGTGCTGCCCGATGGTGTAACGCGGCCTGAGCTGCGTGCGCTGTCGCTGGCGTGCCGTTCCGTTGCTGGACGCACTGAAATAAAAACGCCAACACTGTGAACTTCTTGCAGCGGGCTAACTCTATAGCATATATGACTATAAGATTTGGCGATGCTGCAGGCCACTGAGGAATGCAGGAGTGACGACAGAACGTGAGTGTGACCAGATGCTGGTCGACCGGGTCCGGGCCGGTGACAAGCAGGCGTTTGACATGCTGGTGGCGAAGTACCAACGCCGCCTGATGCGCTTGCTGTCACGTATCGTACACGACCCGGCCGAGGCTGAAGATGTGGTACAAGAGACGTTTATCAAGGCGTATCGGGCGTTGCGGCATTTTCGCGGCGACTCCGCCTTCTACACGTGGCTGTACCGCATCGGCATTAATACCGCCAAGAACTTCCTGGCGACGCAGGGCCGCCGTACGCCCACGTCGACCGAAGCGGACGCGGAACAAGCGGAAGCCTTTAACGATGGAGAGCATTTACGCGACATTAATACGCCGGAATCCATGCTGGCAAGTAAGCAGATCGCGCAGACGGTCAATGCGGCGATGGATGCCTTGCCTGTGGATTTGCGGACCGCGATCGCCTTGCGCGAGATCGAGGGATTGAGCTATGAGGAGATTTCAGACATCATGGCCTGTCCCATCGGTACGGTCCGCAGCCGCATATTCCGTGCCCGCGAAGTCATCGCCGAAAAATTGAAGCCTTTACTGGACATGCCGATTGACAAGCGCTGGTAAGGCAGTAATGATGGCAATTGTTGTTGGCGTCCGGAAAGTGTCGGCTAGGCGGCACCAGGGCGGATGTGTTTTAAGATGGCGGGATACGCGATGGATACCCAGAAAAGACTGCACGAAAACATCTCGGCGCTGGCCGATGGTGAACTGCCGCACAGCGAACGGGAGCTGGCATTCGCCGCCCTCGACACTGCGGACGGGCAGGCGGCCTGGCGCGCTTACCATCTGACCGGCGACGTGCTGCGCGATGAGGCCGACGGCACCCTCAGCGATGGCTTCAGCGCGGCGCTGGCGGAGCGTCTGGCCGCCGAGCCGGCCCTTGAGATTTCCCCGTTCACGTCCGGCGCCGGCGATCCGGCCGCGCCGCCGTTCGACGCCCCACCGCCGTCCGAGGACTATCCGGAATCGCGGGCCGACGTAATTCTGCCTTAAGCCAAAGGCCGTCACATACTCTTATAATAACTTTGGGCAAGCTGGCGGGCGACTTTTCGCTTACCATGTATGCTAACCACCCATAACGCCTGGCGCTACTGGGTGGTTAAACGCATCCAAGAACTTTATAGAGACCGATACTTTCCATGAAAAACAATATCACTGCTGGTAGTAAAACTCTTTCCGCGCTGCTCATCGGCGCAAGCGTATGGATGTCTCCGGCCCTGCTGGGCATGGCGCCCGCCGTCGCGGCCGCGCCGGTCACCGGCGCCGTGCTCGGCTTGCCCGATTTCGCCGACCTGGTCGACAAGGTCGGCCCGGCGGTGGTCAATATCCGCACCACCGAGGTGGTGAAGCAGGGCGGCCGCGGCGAGGAGCTCGGCGACGAGGAAATGCAGGAATTCCTGCGCCGCTTCTTCGGCGGCGCCATTCCCCAGCCCGGTCCCGGCGGCAAGGCCACGCCTCCGGGCAGGGGCAATCCGCGCGGACGCCGCCAGGCGCCGGAAGAGCCGGTCCAGCGCGGCGTCGGCTCCGGCTTCATCCTGTCGGCCGACGGCTATGTGATGACCAACGCCCATGTGGTCGAGGGCGCCGACGAGGTGTTCGTCACCCTGACCGACAAGCGCGAGTTCAAGGCCAAGGTGCTGGGCGCCGACGCCCGCACCGACGTCGCCGTGCTGAAAATCGAGGGCGACAAGCTGCCGTTCCTGATCATGGGCGACTCGGACAAGATCCGCGTCGGCGAATGGGTGATCGCCATCGGCTCCCCGTTCAACCTGGAAAACACCGTCACCGCCGGCATCATCTCGGCCAAGCAGCGCGACACCGGCGACTACCTGGCGCTGATCCAGAGCGACGTGGCCGTCAATCCCGGTAATTCGGGCGGCCCGCTGATCAATATGCGTGGCGAAGTCATCGGCATCAACTCGCAGATCGCCACCCTGTCCGGCGCCTACAACGGCATCTCGTTCGCGGTGCCGATCGACGAGGCGATCCGCGTTTCCGAGCAGCTCAAGAAGTCGGGCAAGGTCACGCGCGGCCGCATCGGCGTGCAGATCGGCGAAGTGAGCAAGGAAGTGGCCGAATCGCTGGGCTTGAAGAACGCACAGGGCGCTGAAGTGTCGCTGGTCGAGCCGGGCGGTCCCGCCGACAAGGCCGGCATCAAGTCGGGCGACATCATCCTGAAGTTCAACGGCGCGGCGGTGACCCGCTCGTCGGACCTGCCGCGTTTGGTGGGCGGTACCGCCATCAACAGCAAGGCGACCGTGACGGTTTGGCGCAAGGGCCAGCAGATCGACCTGCCGGTGGTGGTGGCCGAGCTGGAGGCGGAGAAGGGCGCCAAGGCATCCAAGGGCAAAGGCAAGGGCAAGGGTAAGCAGGCCGAGCCAGAAGCGCAAGGCAAACCCAACGCGCTGGGCCTGGTTGTCAGCGATTTGACGGCGGACCAGAAAAAGGCGCTGGGCGTCAGCGGCGGTGCGGCGGTCGAATCGGCCGAGGGCGTGGCTTCGCGCCTGCAGGAGGGCGACGTGATTCTGCAGTTGAACAACAGCGAGATCAAGGACGCCAAGCAGTTCAACGCGTTGGTGGCCAAGCTCGATCCGAAGAAGCCGTCGGTGCTGCTGGTGCGCCGTGGCGAGGCGACGCAGTTCATTTCGTTGCGGCCTAGTTCGACGGCCAAGTAAGCGCAACCACGGCAACACGTAGGGCGGATTAGCGCAGCGTAATCCGCCAATGCATGCGTTTCGACGGCGTATGCATTGGCGGATTACGGCGTTCCGCCTAATCCGCCCTACGTGCCCCCAATTCGGACCCGATAGCCCGTCCATGCTTTTCACCCTCTACTCCCGTAGCTATTGCCACCTCTGCCAGGACATGCTGGACGCTCTGCTGCGCCTGCAAACGCCGTCGCGCCCGTTCACTGTTGACGTGATCGACATCGACACCTCGGACGACCCCACCTTGCTGGCCCGCTTCGACGAGCTGGTGCCCGTGCTGTACGCCGACCTGTCCCAGCCCGAGCTGTGCCACTACTTCCTCGACGAGCCACGCGTACTGGCATTGCTCAATAAATAAGCAAAAAATGCCGCATTGCAGAAGTCGGCCTTTCCCCTCTGAAATCCGGTAAAATGCGGGGTTAGCTACATTAGGCGCTCGCCAGGGCATTCCAGCCCCGCTCGGAGCGCTTTTTTTGTATTGCGCACAGGATGTAAGTTCCACGCGCGCCCGTCGTCTCACCCCCGTTTTTGAATATTTGTTAATGAACAACATACGCAATTTTTCCATCATCGCCCACATCGACCACGGTAAATCGACCCTGGCAGACCGCATCATTCAACTGTGCGGCGGCTTGTCCGACCGCGAGATGGAGGCGCAGGTGCTCGATTCGATGGATCTGGAGCGCGAACGCGGCATCACGATCAAGGCGCAGACCGCCGCGCTGCAATACAAGGCGCGCGACGGCGTGGTCTACAACCTGAATTTGATCGACACCCCCGGCCACGTCGACTTCTCGTATGAAGTCTCGCGCTCGCTGTCGGCGTGCGAAGGCGCGCTGCTGGTGGTCGACGCCTCGCAAGGCGTGGAAGCCCAGACCGTGGCCAACTGCTATACCGCGCTCGACCTGGGCGTCGAAGTGGTGCCGGTGCTCAACAAGATCGACTTGCCGAACGCCGATCC encodes:
- the rpoE gene encoding RNA polymerase sigma factor RpoE, with the translated sequence MLVDRVRAGDKQAFDMLVAKYQRRLMRLLSRIVHDPAEAEDVVQETFIKAYRALRHFRGDSAFYTWLYRIGINTAKNFLATQGRRTPTSTEADAEQAEAFNDGEHLRDINTPESMLASKQIAQTVNAAMDALPVDLRTAIALREIEGLSYEEISDIMACPIGTVRSRIFRAREVIAEKLKPLLDMPIDKRW
- a CDS encoding sigma-E factor negative regulatory protein; this encodes MDTQKRLHENISALADGELPHSERELAFAALDTADGQAAWRAYHLTGDVLRDEADGTLSDGFSAALAERLAAEPALEISPFTSGAGDPAAPPFDAPPPSEDYPESRADVILP
- a CDS encoding Do family serine endopeptidase; its protein translation is MAPAVAAAPVTGAVLGLPDFADLVDKVGPAVVNIRTTEVVKQGGRGEELGDEEMQEFLRRFFGGAIPQPGPGGKATPPGRGNPRGRRQAPEEPVQRGVGSGFILSADGYVMTNAHVVEGADEVFVTLTDKREFKAKVLGADARTDVAVLKIEGDKLPFLIMGDSDKIRVGEWVIAIGSPFNLENTVTAGIISAKQRDTGDYLALIQSDVAVNPGNSGGPLINMRGEVIGINSQIATLSGAYNGISFAVPIDEAIRVSEQLKKSGKVTRGRIGVQIGEVSKEVAESLGLKNAQGAEVSLVEPGGPADKAGIKSGDIILKFNGAAVTRSSDLPRLVGGTAINSKATVTVWRKGQQIDLPVVVAELEAEKGAKASKGKGKGKGKQAEPEAQGKPNALGLVVSDLTADQKKALGVSGGAAVESAEGVASRLQEGDVILQLNNSEIKDAKQFNALVAKLDPKKPSVLLVRRGEATQFISLRPSSTAK
- a CDS encoding glutaredoxin family protein is translated as MLFTLYSRSYCHLCQDMLDALLRLQTPSRPFTVDVIDIDTSDDPTLLARFDELVPVLYADLSQPELCHYFLDEPRVLALLNK